One Mycosarcoma maydis chromosome 9, whole genome shotgun sequence DNA window includes the following coding sequences:
- a CDS encoding uncharacterized protein (related to Sucrose-6-phosphate hydrolase), giving the protein MSPVPTQDSSSMLPSTMQHAHTSLVEPAQKLGSDSFSYAHLCSTRSHSHPIQDHPFAAASEFSSLASPTSSASASDHPTCTPASSGIPSPFEELAESDMLKSSGQADCDSKNTLFDQWRPTSHFLGPHGWMNDPCGPSYDPRTGLYHLWYQWNPSGSTWGNISWGHAYSHDMVHWTCRHQPVLSPGANHDSEGVFTGCVLQRASIGAPEQAASSAEMSALYTAVSKLPIHHTLPYHYGSEKVVLSTSADGGETWTPQGIVVHGPPEHLDVISWRDPYIGEWPLLDALLARETRGLYALIAGGIKDTTPTTFAYSIDATDLSQWTFVGTLADVGVNYKAAPYGIDLGKNWEVANFFTITDKSNAARSTAAEYLLINVEGCTEPGPARQPVYMRLDLDATQQTDEGEIRLASAHVGLLDHGCLYAASSFHDQKHNRRIMWGWITEDDLPEEYYNTQGWAGLISLPRELFHHASSCELGIRPAIEVDELRRGAQRISVSSDCMVSHAILELAEAAATDATADADAVAVAKAEAEAEAVELGVVHVPQVNRRSYELQIELSADQPGLVVAHSKDLSTRTLVYISSCGQLVVDRSLSAGQTSVIAKQINVNTCTLRAPLSTQSPTHKLRMFLDNSVLEIFLDDLIALSTRIYPDPDDVHLSILTNPNAKPQGDVHIWQGLDRAILG; this is encoded by the coding sequence ATGTCGCCTGTTCCCACACAAGACTCGtcctcgatgctgccgagtACAATGCAACACGCTCACACTTCGTTGGTTGAGCCAGCGCAAAAGCTTGGGTCCGATTCATTCTCGTACGCTCATCTGTGCTCTACTCGGTCGCACTCGCATCCGATCCAAGACCACCCGTTTGCAGCGGCGTCCGAGTTTTCAAGTCTCGCATCACCAACCTCATCAGCGTCGGCTTCAGACCATCCCACTTGCACGCCAGCATCGTCGGGGATCCCTTCGCCGTTCGAAGAGCTTGCAGAGTCCGACATGCTCAAATCCTCGGGACAAGCGGATTGCGACTCGAAAAACACGCTTTTCGACCAGTGGAGACCCACTTCACACTTTCTTGGACCTCATGGCTGGATGAACGACCCATGCGGTCCTTCGTACGATCCACGCACCGGCCTTTACCATCTGTGGTATCAATGGAACCCGAGCGGATCCACGTGGGGCAATATTAGCTGGGGTCATGCGTATAGCCACGACATGGTCCACTGGACATGTCGTCATCAGCCCGTGCTGAGTCCCGGCGCGAATCATGACTCAGAGGGTGTGTTTACCGGATGTGTGCTGCAAAGAGCATCGATTGGCGCTCCAGAGCAAGCTGCATCGAGCGCAGAGATGAGCGCGCTCTACACGGCCGTCTCCAAGCTGCCGATCCACCACACTCTGCCCTACCACTACGGAAGCGAAAAGGTGGTGCTTTCAACCTCGGCAGATGGAGGTGAAACATGGACTCCCCAAGGCATCGTCGTACACGGACCACccgagcatctcgacgtGATCTCGTGGCGCGATCCGTACATTGGCGAGTGGCCTCTTCTAGATGCGCTCCTTGCACGCGAGACTCGCGGGCTGTACGCACTCATCGCCGGTGGGATCAAGGACACCACACCAACGACGTTTGCTTACTCGATCGACGCCACCGATCTGAGCCAATGGACGTTTGTCGGCACGCTCGCCGACGTCGGCGTCAATTACAAAGCGGCTCCGTACGGTATTGATCTGGGCAAGAACTGGGAAGTTGCCAACTtcttcaccatcaccgaCAAATCCAATGCGGCTCGTAGCACGGCAGCTGAGTATCTGCTGATCAACGTCGAGGGATGTACCGAGCCGGGACCGGCACGACAGCCCGTGTACATGAGGTTGGACCTCGATGCGACTCAACAAACCGACGAGGGCGAGATTCGTCTTGCATCAGCACACGTGGGCTTACTCGATCACGGATGCCTGTACGCGGCTAGTAGCTTTCACGATCAAAAGCACAATCGAAGGATCATGTGGGGCTGGATCACGGAAGACGACTTGCCCGAGGAGTATTACAACACACAGGGATGGGCTGGCTTGATCTCGCTGCCGCGTGAGCTGTTCCACCATGCTTCTTCGTGCGAACTCGGCATTCGGCCTGCAatcgaggtcgacgagcttcggCGCGGTGCACAGCGCATTTCGGTCTCGTCGGACTGCATGGTGTCGCATGCCattctcgagcttgctgaaGCTGCGGCGACGGATGCAactgcagatgcagatgcggtggcagtggcgaaggcggaggcggaggcggaggcggtcgagctcggtgtAGTGCATGTACCCCAGGTCAACAGGCGCTCGTACGAGCTGCAAATCGAGCTGAGTGCCGATCAGCCTGGCTTGGTCGTAGCGCACAGCAAAGACTTGTCGACTCGCACACTGGTCTACATTTCATCTTGCGGACAGCTGGTTGTCGAccgctcgctctcggccGGTCAGACGTCGGTGATCGCAAAACAGATCAACGTAAACACTTGCACGCTTCGCGCCCCGCTCTCGACTCAATCACCCACACACAAGCTGCGCATGTTCCTCGACAACTCGGTCCTGGAAATCTTCCTAGACGATCTCATCGCGCTCTCCACGCGCATCTATCCGGATCCAGACGACGTGCATCTGTCCATCCTGACCAACCCTAACGCAAAGCCTCAAGGCGACGTCCATATCTGGCAAGGGCTGGATCGTGCGATTCTTGGCTGA
- a CDS encoding putative pentafunctional AROM polypeptide: MTSTASAQQPVLRTKTPSYHAPPSTDPLSGATIHTLRCLDTPIHLGYHLIPHIAKTLLSTLPSSTYVLITDQNLEARCSVTTAFRREFEKAAVHLSSSHSWRLLTKVIPPGEASKSRDGKNAIEDWMFEHRVTRDAVVLAVGGGVIGDLVGFVAATFMRGLKFVQIPTTLLAMVDSAVGGKTAIDHPLGKNLIGSFHQPNYVFIDAAWLKTLPVREFSNGMAEVVKTAAIWDPIDFAKLESSAPAIRSAVLGPFAKDAPLDQGRTLETRTESQSLLLDVIRGSVGVKAHIVTIDEKETGLRNLVNFGHTIGHAIEAVLTPEMLHGECISIGMILEAEVARYMHGLSQVAIGRLTRCLKEYDLPVSLSDSRVTRLAKSLDVTVDRLLDIMKVDKKNSGTNKKIVLLSSIGDTVQNMASTVSDHIIRRVLSLAATVTPIHEQPNKPKVTLSTPGSKSISNRALVLAALATNTCRLRNMLHSDDTQVMMAGLHDLQAARFEFEDGGETIVVHGNAGALARPANDKQIYLQNAGTAARFMATVVSLVHNDGNQHPVVITGNKRMKERPIAALVDALRSNGTSIDYLEGHGCLPLAVKGTTHGFKGGKIQLSATISSQYVSSILLCAPYAAEQVVLELVGGQVISQLYIDMTIAMMATFGIKVERLLDPTTGRPSNTYRIPKGHYVSPDVYDIESDASSATYPLAIAAITGTECTVPNIGSASLQGDARFAKEVLEPMGCTVVQTATSTTVIGPKLGQLRQIGLVDMEPMTDAFLTASVLLAVAAHSPANGSTSNARPSTRITGIANQRVKECNRIRAMMDELAKFGVNTKEHDDGLEIFGIDYRQLHANVRVHCYDDHRVAMAFSVLASLAPGAILEEKRCVEKTWPNWWDDLERKLGIRVHGVDPECSPSLCISPSHFTKASAASTNGKPPTCLSQLTCGKALTPRKYSKHATIICIGMRASGKTFLGAIGAAALSRTFIDADVVFNEKLGAKDGLGDFVREHGWPAFRQKELEILQELIARHPSGALISLGGGVVETEACRQILAEYAQTKGPVIYIVRDTNAIVKFLATSDRPAYGEPVMDVYRRRNPWFSECSSAELVSYSEGESLAIQPCAMNVPDPSFTIQKKFGLETEVARFFKFVVGQDTNQIRDLVVDSRKGGRRTYFLSLTFPDVVPKLELIRSMESGSDALEFRADLLNPSGQPVTTPQIPPTEYVKNQLAALRHRTSLPIVFTVRTHSQGGMFPDGKQHEYFELISLALRHACEYIDLELGWDDDLLSAVVQAKGNSQIIASWHDWSGRLDWESESTAKIYEKACRFGDIAKIIGKATTMEDNYSLERFRAKVSATATKPLLAVNMGSVGQLSRIVNPVFTPITHEAMPFKAAPGQLSFRQVQTALSLIGQADARRFALFGSPIGHSLSPLLHNTGFAALGLPHQYELLESTEINDAVAAFVRSPDFGGASVTIPHKLNIIKLLDEVTDEAKTIGAVNTIIPIRDAQGVVTSLVGDNTDWIAIETLARRSLRTVHLADPNLTGLVIGAGGSARAALFALYRLGVKRILLFNRTLANAEKLAREVPPEWNVSVLTSLDEVAQLSADQSPSVVVSNIPAEGSTLDASSRGLIHLPTCMLRNPAGGVVIDMSYKPHYTSLLQLAQQVNTNHELAIGTNATKAPTRKLWAAVPGITILLEQGCHQFHRWTGREAPRAQIEAAAWDVYLQRC, translated from the coding sequence ATGACGTCCACAGCGTCAGCACAACAGCCTGTGCTTAGGACAAAAACGCCCTCCTACCACGCTCCGCCCTCCACCGACCCGCTCTCTGGTGCCACCATCCACACGCTCCGATGCTTGGATACTCCCATTCATCTCGGCTATCACCTCATTCCTCATATCGCCAAGACGCTTCTCTCCACGCTTCCATCTTCCACCTACGTCCTCATCACGGACCAAAACCTTGAAGCAAGATGCAGCGTCACCACCGCCTTTCGTCGTGAATTCGAAAAGGCTGCCGTCCATCTTTCCTCGTCTCACTCTTGGAGGCTCCTCACCAAGGTCATCCCTCCCGGCGAAGCTTCCAAGAGCCGAGATGGCAAGAATGCGATCGAGGATTGGATGTTTGAGCATCGTGTCACCCGAGATGCCGTCGTccttgctgttggtggtggtgtcaTCGGCGACCTGGTTGGCTTTGTAGCTGCCACCTTCATGCGCGGCCTCAAGTTTGTCCAGATTCCCACCACCCTCCTTGCCATGGTCGACTCGGCCGTCGGTGGCAAGACCGCCATCGACCATCCGCTTGGCAAAAACCTCATCGGAAGCTTCCACCAGCCCAACTATGTCTTTATCGACGCTGCCTGGCTCAAAACGCTTCCCGTCCGCGAATTCAGCAACGGCATGGCCGAGGTCGTCAAAACCGCCGCCATCTGGGACCCcatcgactttgccaaACTCGAGTCAAGCGCCCCCGCCATTCGATCCGCTGTGCTTGGGCCCTTTGCCAAAGACGCTCCGCTCGACCAAGGTAGGACGCTCGAGACTCGCACCGAGTCTCAgtctctgctgctcgacgtcaTCCGTGGCTCGGTCGGTGTCAAGGCCCACATTGTCACCATCGACGAAAAGGAGACTGGCCTCCGCAACCTTGTCAACTTTGGCCATACCATCGGTCATGCCATCGAGGCCGTCTTGACTCCCGAAATGCTACACGGAGagtgcatctcgatcgGTATGATCCTCGAAGCCGAGGTCGCCCGCTACATGCACGGCCTCAGCCAAGTCGCCATCGGCCGTCTCACCCGCTGTCTCAAGGAGTACGACTTGCccgtctcgctctccgACTCGCGCGTCACCCGTCTTGCAAAGTCACTCGATGTCACCGTCGATCGTCTTCTCGATATCATGAAGGTCGACAAGAAAAACTCGGGTACCAACAAAAAGATTGTCCTCCTCAGCTCCATCGGCGACACGGTCCAAAACATGGCTTCCACCGTCAGCGACCACATTATCCGCCGCGTTCTTTCGCTCGCCGCCACTGTCACGCCCATCCACGAGCAACCCAACAAGCCCAAGGTCACCCTTTCCACTCCTGGCTCCAAGTCCATCTCGAACCGCGCTCTTGTCCTCGCTGCTCTGGCCACCAACACCTGCCGTCTTCGCAATATGCTCCACTCGGACGACACCCAGGTCATGATGGCTGGTCTCCACGATCTTCAAGCCGCACGCTTCGAGTTCGAAGACGGTGGAGAGaccatcgtcgtccacgGCAACGCCGgtgctcttgctcgcccCGCCAACGACAAGCAGATCTACCTGCAGAACGCAGGTACAGCTGCTCGTTTCATGGCCACCGTCGTCAGCCTGGTTCACAACGACGGCAACCAGCACCCCGTCGTCATTACCGGAAACAAGCGTATGAAGGAACGCCCCATCGCTGCACTTGTCGACGCACTCCGATCCAACGgcacctcgatcgactATCTCGAGGGCCACGGTTGCTTGCCACTCGCCGTCAAGGGCACCACACACGGTTTCAAGGGAGGCAAGATCCAGCTCTCGGCCACCATCTCATCCCAGTACGTCTCGTCCATCCTCCTGTGCGCCCCCTacgctgctgagcaagtcgtgctcgagctcgtagGCGGCCAGGTGATTTCACAGCTCTACATCGATATGACCATCGCCATGATGGCCACTTTCGGTATCAAGGTCGAGCGTCTCCTCGATCCCACTACCGGTCGTCCCTCCAACACCTACCGCATCCCCAAGGGCCACTACGTATCGCCCGACGTCTACGATATCGAGAGcgacgccagcagcgccacttATCCTTTGGCCATCGCTGCTATCACTGGCACCGAGTGCACCGTCCCCAACATCGGCTCGGCTTCGCTTCAGGGCGACGCTCGCTTCGCCAAAGAGGTCCTCGAACCAATGGGCTGCACTGTGGTCCAAACcgccacctccaccactGTCATTGGCCCCAAGCTCGGTCAGCTCCGTCAGATCGGCTTGGTAGACATGGAGCCCATGACCGATGCTTTCCTCACCGCATCCGTTTTGCTCGCCGTCGCTGCTCACTCGCCCGCCAACGGTTCCACCTCGAACGCTCGACCTTCGACTCGCATCACCGGAATCGCCAACCAACGAGTCAAGGAGTGCAATCGTATTCGTGCCATGAtggacgagctcgccaagttCGGCGTCAACACCAAGGAGCACGACGACGGCCTCGAGATTTTTGGCATCGACTACCGTCAACTGCACGCCAACGTCCGCGTGCACTGCTACGACGACCATCGCGTCGCCATGGCCTTCTCCGTGCTCGCCAGTTTGGCGCCTGGTGCCATCTTGGAGGAGAAGCGATGTGTCGAAAAGACGTGGCCCAACTGGTGGGACGATCTGGAGCGCAAACTCGGCATCCGTGTTCACGGCGTCGATCCAGAATGCTCGCCAAGCCTCTGCATCTCGCCTTCGCACTTTACCAAGGCCAGCGCTGCGAGCACCAACGGCAAGCCGCCCACTTGCCTCTCCCAGCTGACTTGTGGCAAGGCACTGACCCCACGCAAGTACAGCAAGCATGCGACCATCATCTGTATCGGCATGCGTGCTTCCGGAAAGACGTTCCTGGGCGCaatcggtgctgctgcattgTCACGAACTTtcatcgacgccgacgtcgTCTTCAACGAGAAGCTCGGCGCCAAGGACGGTCTGGGCGACTTTGTCCGAGAGCACGGATGGCCTGCGTTCCGTCAaaaggagctcgagattTTGCAAGAACTCatcgctcgtcatcctAGCGGCgcgctcatctcgctcggCGGTGGAGTCGTCGAAACGGAAGCCTGCAGGCAGATCCTGGCCGAATATGCGCAGACCAAGGGTCCGGTGATCTACATTGTCCGTGACACGAATGCGATCGTCAAGTTCCTGGCTACCAGCGATCGCCCTGCTTACGGTGAACCAGTAATGGACGTCTATCGCCGCCGTAACCCTTGGTTTAGCGAGTGCTCGTCGGCCGAACTCGTCTCGTACTCCGAAGGCGAATCTTTGGCCATCCAGCCCTGTGCGATGAACGTGCCCGACCCTTCGTTCACCATCCAGAAGAAGTTTGGTCTCGAGACCGAAGTGGCACGCTTCTTCAAGTTTGTGGTGGGACAAGACACGAATCAGATCAGAGATCTTGTGGTCGACAGTCGCAAGGGTGGACGACGCACCTACTTTCTTAGTCTCACGTTCCCGGACGTGGTGCCTaagctcgagctgattCGAAGCATGGAGAGCGGCTCGGACGCTCTCGAGTTCCGCGCAGATCTGCTCAACCCGTCTGGCCAACCAGTGACCACGCCCCAAATTCCTCCGACCGAGTACGTCAAGAACCAGCTCGCCGCGCTCCGTCACCGCACTTCGCTGCCTATCGTCTTCACCGTGCGCACGCACTCGCAGGGCGGAATGTTCCCCGATGGCAAGCAACACGAGTATTTTGAACTGATCAGCCTCGCGCTTCGTCACGCTTGCGAGTACATCgacctcgagcttggatgGGATGACGATCTGCTCTCGGCCGTCGTGCAAGCCAAGGGCAACAGTCAGATCATTGCCTCCTGGCACGATTGGTCGGGCCGTCTGGATTGGGAGAGCGAGTCGACAGCCAAGATCTACGAGAAAGCATGCCGCTTCGGCGATATTGCCAAGATCATCGGCAAGGCTACTACGATGGAGGATAACTACAGCTTGGAACGCTTTCGCGCCAAGGTgtcggcgacggcgaccAAACCTCTGCTCGCCGTCAACATGGGGTCCGTCGGTCAGCTCAGTCGGATCGTCAACCCGGTGTTCACGCCCATCACGCACGAAGCCATGCCGTTCAAAGCTGCGCCTGGACAGCTGTCGTTCCGACAGGTGCAAACCGCTCTGTCTCTGATCGGACAGGCTGATGCGCGTCGATTTGCGCTGTTTGGCAGCCCCATCGGCCACAGTCTGAGCCCGTTGTTGCACAACACCGGTTTCGCAGCTCTCGGTCTACCGCACCAGtacgagctgttggagTCGACCGAGATTAATGATGCCGTAGCTGCGTTTGTGCGATCGCCCGACTTTGGCGGCGCTAGCGTCACGATCCCTCACAAGCTCAACATTATCAAGCTGTTGGACGAGGTGACAGACGAGGCGAAAACGATCGGTGCTGTCAACACAATCATCCCAATTCGAGATGCTCAGGGCGTCGTGACTTCGCTCGTTGGAGACAACACGGACTGGATTGCGATTGAGACGTTGGCAAGGCGATCGTTGCGAACGGTGCATTTGGCGGATCCCAACCTGACGGGTTTGGTGATCGGTGCTGGCGGATCGGCGCGTGCTGCCTTGTTCGCGCTGTACAGGCTGGGCGTGAAGCGGATTCTACTGTTCAACCGAACACTTGCCAACGCCGAGAAGCTCGCTCGCGAGGTACCGCCGGAATGGAATGTCAGCGTCCTCActtcgctcgacgaggttgcTCAGCTTTCTGCGGACCAATCGCCGTCTGTGGTGGTCTCCAACATCCCGGCTGAAGGCTCTACCCTGGACGCATCTTCGCGCGGTCTGATCCATCTCCCGACGTGCATGCTCCGAAATCCTGCTGGAGGTGTGGTGATCGACATGAGCTACAAACCGCACTACACGTCTCTGCTGCAACTTGCACAACAGGTCAACACCAACCACGAGCTAGCTATTGGTACCAATGCTACCAAGGCTCCCACAAGGAAGCTGTGGGCCGCCGTTCCGGGCATAACAATTCTCTTGGAGCAGGGGTGTCATCAGTTCCACCGATGGACAGGTAGGGAGGCGCCTAGGGCGcagatcgaggctgctgcttgggACGTTTATCTGCAGCGTTGCTAG
- a CDS encoding ribosome biosynthesis protein RRP14 (related to RRP14 - protein involved in Ribosomal RNA Processing) has protein sequence MAASKVAAASASTSSITNATSPSLKSTSTKVKSRASTCTTPSNGIDASAASLASSSTAASSSHLTGKYIDSLTKHNTAFTSLLDLIPPQFYLTRDDTDDPAEDSVSSKYMKNKRKKAKSEIEAKQRKDKLREAKKQRLDPDKFATVTDIQAERAAAKAARQAAQADSDLDFDVQGIVSEEEDDDDDPASQRACPNGAAGDTDDDMQDSDLDDFPSKPAAANTATVATASSKPVQTEGERKASIEALRAKLHAKIAGLQRKRGLPTDASDQASEDGTSVISSKDELLEERRRQRFDARERKKQEKKDAKAAAKAAIKAKRAGVDNAANGQKSSNSFNVGTKAPALLVAEPGYADNKRNAVSGSGASNIDVNGHSLNFSSLNFQPVGAAGASLRETLAGSKKSKLALPSDPKAALQVLESRKKHEEARRSKLAAKLGDAPEALSAKVTELDEKKQWDKVLASASGVKVRDDEKLLKKAAKRKDKQKEKSSKTWNERQQAETQKQADRQKKRQDNIAARKAAKGGKHKKGASSTLSKSKTPAGKKPSFAKARPGFEGKKIGRSTK, from the coding sequence ATGGCAGCATCAAAAGTGGCCGCGGCCAGTGCATCTACGTCAAGCATCACCAATGCGACCAGTCCATCCTTGAAAAGCACATCAACAAAGGTCAAGTCACGCGCATCCACATGCACTACCCCATCCAatggcatcgacgccagcgCTGCATCTTTAGCATCTAGCTCGACAGCCGCATCCTCCTCGCACCTCACAGGCAAATACATTGACTCTTTGACCAAGCACAACACTGCGTTcacgtcgctgctcgatctcatcCCACCGCAGTTCTATCTCACGCGCGACGATACCGACGACCCGGCTGAAGACAGCGTCTCGTCCAAGTACATGAAGAACAAGCGAAAAAAAGCCAAATCAGAGATCGAAGCGAAACAGCGCAAAGACAAGCTGCGTGAGGCAAAGAAGCAAAGGCTCGATCCAGACAAGTTTGCTACGGTCACCGATATCCAAGCTGaacgtgctgctgccaaagctgctcgtcaagccGCACAAGCTGACTCGGATCTTGACTTTGACGTTCAAGGAATCGTCTCtgaagaggaggacgatgacgacgacccTGCTTCGCAAAGAGCTTGTCCGAACGGTGCTGCAGGTGATACCGACGATGATATGCAAGATTCTGATCTTGACGACTTTCCTAGCaagcctgctgctgcgaatACGGCTACTGTTGCTACTGCTTCCTCAAAGCCTGTTCAGACCGAGGGCGAGCGCAAGGCATCCATCGAGGCGTTGCGCGCCAAGTTGCATGCCAAGATTGCTGGCCTGCAACGCAAACGAGGTCTGCCCACCGACGCCAGCGACCAAGCCTCAGAAGATGGCACGAGTGTTATCAGCTCCAAGGATGAGCTTCTGGAAGAGCGGCGCAGACAGAGATTCGATGCACgcgagcgcaagaagcaagAGAAGAAGGATGCAAAAGCTGCAGCCAAAGCGGCGATCAAGGCCAAGCGAGCTGGTGTCGACAATGCAGCCAACGGTCAAAAGTCGAGCAACAGTTTCAACGTCGGCACCAAAGCACCGGCGCTGCTGGTAGCTGAGCCCGGCTACGCTGACAACAAGCGCAACGCGGTTTCGGGCTCCGGTGCTTCCAACATTGACGTCAACGGCCATTCGCTCAACTTTTCGTCACTCAACTTCCAACCGGTCGGAGCTGCTGGCGCATCGCTGCGCGAGACGTTGGCGGGCAGTaagaagagcaagcttgCGCTACCCTCGGACCCGAAAGCGGCGCTACAGGTGCTGGAAAGCCGTAAGAAACACGAGGAAGCGCGCCGATCCAAGCTagctgccaagctgggCGATGCGCCGGAAGCGCTCTCGGCCAAGGTCACAGAGCTGGACGAGAAAAAGCAGTGGGACAAGGTGCTGGCCTCTGCGAGCGGTGTCAAGGTGCGCGACGACGaaaagctgctcaagaaggcggccaagcgcaaggatAAGCAAAAGGAGAaatcgagcaagacgtgGAATGAGCGACAGCAGGCCGAGACGCAGAAGCAAGCGGATCGCCAGAAGAAGCGTCAGGACAACATCGCCGCGCGTAAAGCTGCCAAGGGGGGTAAGCACAAGAAGGGCGCTTCGTCGACCTTGTCCAAGTCCAAGACGCCTGCCGGTAAAAAACCGTCTTTCGCAAAGGCAAGACCTGGGTTCGAAGGCAAGAAGATCGGAAGGTCAACCAAGTGA
- a CDS encoding putative WD-repeat protein involved in ribosome biogenesis, translated as MATQIPQRSAKRQRLADEKAAREAASLQAQGQLGPCTETLVIQFQSGQDGSLLGPTITLPGATGQKELEAIINQLRRQLKQTQAPKKRSVDDPDTGSDDDDDDDDQDLPYAFHVDVQQLVASAGGKSEETEQLVKSNARLPINHSLTQDVLNAQAAKKLGLSQEDTLTVVFEPQAVFKVRPVSRCSSTMSGHASPILCSTFSPTGSLLATGAGDKTARLWDLDTETPMHTLVGHSNWVLCAEWEGRERKLATGGMDGEVWIWEALDARFTGRKAWLSRSGEQVDQEWQTEQEQLHDTAETAESNDKPAKMGVKQRRAARNAAPSGKPLRGHTKWITSLSWEPIHMNPTQPRLASSSKDGTVRVWNATLRRCEYVLGGHTASVNCVRWGGEGAIYTASSDRTVKVWSADGGRLLRTLNEHAHWVNTIALSTDFVVRTGPFDHTGRASCSSSASYVQPSDEDAQACALKRYNQATSNGTRPETIITGSDDHTLFLWPPQMNGSASTPKKPVARLTGHQKTVNHVAFSPDANKIASASFDNSVKLWDAQTGKFIATLRGHVASVYRLAWSSDSRLLVSASKDSTLKLWDPIKTFKIRKDLPGHTDEVYCVDFVADKVASGGRDKNVKIWRH; from the coding sequence ATGGCCACTCAGATCCCACAAAGGTCTGCCAAGCGGCAACGGTTGGCGGATGAAAAGGCTGCTCGCGAGGCGGCGTCGCTGCAGGCTCAAGGCCAACTCGGTCCTTGCACCGAAACGCTCGTGATCCAGTTCCAATCTGGTCAAGATGGCTCCTTGCTCGGTCCCACGATCACTCTACCAGGTGCTACAGGCCAGAAGGAACTCGAAGCCATCATCAATCAGCTTCGACGTCAGCTCAAGCAAACGCAAGCTCCCAAAAAGCGATCGGTAGACGATCCTGATACAGGCtccgatgatgatgacgacgacgatgaccaaGACTTGCCGTATGCCTTCCACGTCGATGTGCAACAGCTGGTCGCAAGCGCCGGTGGCAAGAGCGAAGAAACCGAGCAACTTGTCAAGAGCAATGCGCGCTTGCCTATCAATCATTCTCTCACCCAAGATGTACTCAACGCGCAGGCGGCAAAGAAGCTCGGTCTGAGCCAAGAAGATACTCTTACGGTCGTGTTTGAGCCACAAGCAGTTTTCAAGGTACGACCTGTCAGTCGATGCTCGAGCACGATGAGCGGTCATGCTTCTCCTATTCTTTGCAGCACCTTCTCACCAACCGGCTCATTGCTGGCGACAGGTGCTGGCGATAAGACGGCGCGTCTGTGGGATCTCGATACGGAAACGCCGATGCACACGCTCGTTGGCCACTCGAACTGGGTTCTTTGTGCCGAGTGGGAAGGGAGGGAACGTAAGCTCGCCACCGGTGGAATGGACGGAGAGGTGTGGATCTGGGAGGCGCTTGACGCGCGCTTTACGGGGCGTAAAGCATGGCTCTCACGGTCGGGCGAGCAAGTGGATCAAGAGTGGCAGAccgagcaggagcagctgcacgaCACTGCCGAGACGGCCGAATCCAACGACAAGCCTGCCAAGATGGGTGTCAAGCAACGTAGAGCAGCGCGGAACGCTGCACCTTCAGGCAAACCTCTTCGCGGCCATACAAAGTGGATTACTTCACTCTCCTGGGAACCGATCCACATGAACCCGACGCAGCCGCGTctcgcctcttcgtccaAGGACGGTACGGTTCGCGTGTGGAATGCCACTCTGCGCCGATGCGAGTACGTGCTCGGTGGACACACGGCGTCGGTCAACTGTGTTCGTTGGGGAGGCGAGGGCGCCATCTACACGGCTTCGTCGGATCGAACCGTCAAAGTGTGGTCTGCCGACGGTGGAAGACTCCTGCGCACGCTCAACGAGCATGCACACTGGGTCAACACGATTGCTCTATCCACCGATTTTGTCGTGCGTACCGGTCCGTTTGACCACACTGGGCGCGCGTCTTGttcgtcgtcggcgtcgtACGTGCAACCTAGCGACGAGGACGCGCAAGCATGCGCGCTGAAACGATACAACCAAGCTACGTCCAACGGTACGCGTCCTGAAACCATCATCACTGGCTCGGACGACCACACGTTGTTTTTGTGGCCACCTCAAATGAATGGGTCTGCATCGACACCCAAGAAGCCCGTTGCGCGCTTGACGGGCCACCAAAAGACGGTCAACCACGTCGCTTTCTCACCTGACGCAAACAAGATCGCCTCGGCATCCTTTGACAATAGCGTCAAACTGTGGGATGCGCAAACCGGCAAGTTCATCGCTACGCTCCGAGGCCACGTCGCTTCTGTTTACCGTCTCGCCTGGTCcagcgattcgcgattgctCGTGTCCGCAAGCAAGGACTCCACCTTGAAACTCTGGGATCCCATCAAGACGTTCAAGATCAGAAAGGATCTCCCCGGTCACACCGACGAAGTGTACTGCGTCGATTTCGTCGCTGACAAGGTCGCCAGCGGAGGACGCGATAAGAACGTCAAGATCTGGCGTCATTAG